TTTCTCCATTATCAATGCAACTCCGCTGCTGCAAATCTATTCTGCGGGAATCCGTGATTATAATGCTGCAGACAACGGATATATCACGAACGAATCGTTCAAGAAACTGCTGTATTGGGTGGCGTTCTCGCATTATCAGGGAGGCGACAACCAGTATCCGGACCAGAACGAATTCTGGAATATGGATAATAATTCCGCAGGAAGCACGATTCCGGAGAAGAACGCCGACGCCAGCAAGAACGGTGGAAAGATCACCTACCGTTCCTGGATTCACCACACCCAGCTTGGCACCACCAACTGGACGATTGTGGAAGACGTGGCAGGTATGGTTCCGCGTGAAGACAACAAGATTGAACTCAATCCGATCGAGATTCCCGGTTGGAACCACTTCACCGTCAACAACCTGAGCTACCACGGGCAGGATCTGTCGATCGTATGGAACAACGACGGCACCTACAACGCTCCGAAGGGATATACCCTGTATGTGGACGGCAACGCCGTGTTCACCTCCGATAAGCTCGCCCACCTCATCTACGATCCGGCCAGTGGAACCGTTGAGGTTGCCGATGATTCCGGAGCGGTGATCACCGGCGCGACCACCGCCACCATGCCGAACGCCAACGAAGTGACCTACGCATCGAACAGCAGGGTTACGCAGATCTTCGCGCAGTCCGGACAGAACGTGGACGAAGCGTCCAAGAGCCAGGCCAACGTGGCCAAGGACGCCGATGTGGAAGCCACTTACGAAACCAAGGGATACCCGGCAACCAATGCAGTGGACGGCAAGAACGTGATGGAATCCTTCTGGGGCACCAAGGGATCCAAGAACGCCAAGGATTCGCTGACCGTAACGTTCAAGAATGGCGTGCAGAACATCGACGACGTGCGTTTGTACTTCTACCAGACCTCGTCCAGCCAGACGATTGCCGGCTACAGTGAGCCGTCGGTGTACACGCTTGAATATCAGGATGAGGCCGGCGCATGGCATGTCCTGCCGAACCAGGTGCGTACGCCTACTTACGCGGGAGCCAACTACAACCGCGTGCAGTTCTCCAAGGTCGTGGCCAAAGCCATTCGTGCCACCTTCACTCCGCAAGCAGGTCAGGCCATTGGCTTGAAGGAGATTCAGGCCTACGAAACCGACATTGTGCCGGAAGGCGAACCTACGAACCAGGCGCCAAGCGTTGACGCCTACATTGCCAGCAGCACCTCGTCCGGTGCGCAGCTGGTGGGCACGGTGAAGGACGACGGCCTGCCGTCTGACACGCTCACCACCACATGGGAGCAGGTGTCTGGCCCTGAAAACGGCGAAGCGAAGTTCGTCGACGCAACCGCTGCCAACACTACGGTCACGTTCAACCGTGAGGGTGACTATGTGCTCAAACTCACCGCATTCGACGGTGAGAAGACCGGTTTCAAGGAAGTCACCGTTCACGGCATTCCTTCCGACGGCACGGTGAATGTGGCTTCACAGTCCACTGCGAGCGCCAGCTTCACCAATCCATATCAGGCGAAGGACAATGCCAAGAAGGTTATCGACGGTCAGGTGTTGTATACCAATACTCCGAATGAGACCTGGAATAATTGGGGTGACAATACCGGTACCGAGCCGTGGCTGCAGCTTGCCTGGGATGGCACTGTTCCGTTGAAGAAGGCGAAGCTGTTCTTCTGGACTGACGGTGGCGGTGTGCCGATGGTCAAGTCGTGGAAGTTGCAGTATGCGGATGAGAATGGCGATTGGCAGGATGTGAAGCTTGCCGCCGGCCAGTCTTATACCACGATGCAGGGTGAAGGCAATGAGGTTCGTTTTGCCGAAACGGTGGAGACGAACAAGTTGCGTGTGCTGTTCCCGAAGGGTGCCATTGTTGGTGCTACCGAATTTGAGGCGTATGCGCTTGATCCGGTGAGCGTGGATGGCGTGAATCGTATGGTGCAGACTGGCAGCAAGGCTGCCGATGTGAATCTGCCGAAGACGGTGAGTGCCAGCTATACGGACGGTTCCCGTCGTGACTTGAGTGTTGCGTGGGATGCCATCACTGACGATCAGCTTGCTTCCGATAGCGAGTTTGCGGTTTCCGGAACGGTTATTGGCGCGCTCGCTGGAACCAAGGCCACTATTGGCGTGCGTTCCGACGCGCAGTCTCAGACTGCTGGTGCGGCTCAGCCGATCGAACAGACGGTGTACCAGAATTCCAAGTCGGTGGCTTTGCCGTCTGTGGTTCCGGTGCGATTCCCCAATGGCATGCTTGACGATCGCACGGTTATGTGGGATGAGGCAAGTGTTGCCGGCGTCAGGTTGGACACCATCGGCGATTATGAGGTGTCCGGCACGGCTGAGGGTTCAAGCTCGCAGGCCAAGATTACAGTGCATGTGGTCGCCGATCCGAATGGTGGTGCCGATCCTGATCCTGAGCCGACGCCGGATCCCAAGCCGGAGCCCGATACTCCGTTGACTGGTTGGATTGAAGGCAGGGCCATTGACACCACGGTGAGTGCCGAGGCGAGCTGGTCTCCGGCTTCCGGCAAGCTCAACGATGGTGTGCTGGTTGACGATACGTGGCCGTCTGATGATGACGCCGATGTGAATGGCCGCGTGTGGGGCAGCTGGGGTCAAGCTTCCGCTGGCATGTACGCGCAGTACACCTGGAGCAAGGAAGCCACCGTCGATTCCAGCCGTGTGCAGTTCTGGGCCAACTTCGCGGAGCGTAATGATGCCAAGGGTGGTTTGGATGTTCCGGACAGCTGGAAGATTCAGTACTTGGCTTCTGATGGTATATGGAAGGATGTGGAGAATGCGCAATACTCCACCGTGCGTAATTCCCCGGCCTCACGTGCCTCTGACGATGCTCAAGGCTGGAGCGTGGCCACATTCACTCCGGTGAAGACCACGTCGTTGCGCTTGGTGCTTGATCCGCCGACCGCCGAGGGCGTCACCTTCGGTCTGGCGGTTGCCGAGTGGGGCGTGCATGCTGCGGAAAGCACTCCTGATCCGGAACCGACTCCTGACCCGGATCCAACCCCTGATCCGGAACCAAGCGTGGACAAGAGCAGGCTCGAATCCACCATCAACGCAGCCGGTTCCGTGCAACAAGCTAATTTCACGCCGAACAGCTGGAAGGCATTCTCCGAAGCCATGGGTAACGCTCAAAAGGTGTATGCGGACGAGAGCGCCACCCAGGATCAGGTGGATGCGGCCATCAAGCAGCTTGAAGAAGCCCAGCAGACACTGGTGAAGAAAGCCGACACCACTGAGTTGAAGACGGTTCTTGACCAGGCACAGGGCGTCAGCGGTGACCTCTACACCGAAGCCAGCGCCAAGAAGTTGGCTGAAGCAGTGGATGCCGCCTCCAAGGTGCTGAACGATGAGAACGCCACCCAAGCTGATGCGGATGCCGCAGTCAAGCAGCTGACCGAGGCCATCGCCGGACTTGAACTCAAGCCAGCACCGAAGCCGGACGACGACAAGACCGACCCCAAGCCGAATGCCAAGCCTGGAAACAAGCCGGTTTCCAAGTCTGAAGTCAGTGCCGCAATCAGCAGCACCGGCAGCAATGTCATCGGCATCGCCGTCGTAGGAATGATCGTCCTGCTGACGGGAGCCGCCATCATGCTGACGCGCCGCAACCGCGACTAGCGCTAGCAATTGCTCAAGTCCTCTTACGGATCGCACGAGGAATACCAACGTAACCTAAGCAATCCGTAAGAGGACTTTTCAATATCCAATCGTGAAAACAGGAATATTCATGAGCTTTTCGCACATCTCACATGCGTCGATGAAGACGCTGGTGGCAGGCATCGCAGCCGCAGCCACCTTATGCACGGGAGCAATCGCAACCATGCAGACAGCCAACGCGGCCGACGCAAGTACCGCGCCCAGCGTCGCCGGACACGCCTACAACGATCTGCCGGTCGGCAATCCCGACGTCACCGTCACGCAAATCGACAACAGTGCGTTGCCGGCAACCCTTCGCAACCCCATCGGGCAGAACGAAGGAACCAATACCCCCAACGACCTGTCGCAAAACTACTATTCCGCAGACGCATCCACCCTTGAATACGATGGCAAACTCTTCGTATTCACAGGACACGACGAGGCCGAACCAACCTACGGGTCCTTCAATATGAAAGACTGGGGCGTCTACGTAACCGACAATCCGGAATCCGGCAAATGGACGCACTACAAGACCATCGCCAAAGCCGACCTGTTCGACTGGGCAACCGGCGACGGAGCCTACGCAGGACAAGTAGTAGTCGACGATGCTGGCACCGCAGACACGGCCGACGACTGGTTTTACTACTACGTGCCAGTCAAAGACAAGAACGCAGCCGCGGGAGCCGACCCGTTCTCCATCGGCGTGGCCAAATCAAAAAGCCCCCTCGGACCATGGGTCGACGCCATCGGAGCGCCGTTGCTGACTACCATGCAGACGCAAATCGAAACCATCGATCCCGCATTCTTCGTGGACAATGACGGTACCGGATATCTGCACTTCGGCACCTTCAACAGCGAACTCGCCGTAAAAATGCAGCGGGACGCCAACACTGGCCGCACCTCATATGTTGCCGTGGAAACCATGGACGGAACGGCGGATGGAGCGCCGAAAATCTACAATATGCGTGACGCCGACGCGCTCGCCAACATACCCGACTACGATGCCAGCAAAGACGTGCTTGGCAGCGACTATGCGAACCAAGTGAACGCGTCGCTGACCTTGGGCAACAACGGCGGCGCTTATGCCAACGGGCCCAAAGGCTTCTTTGAGGCGGCATGGGTGTTCCGTGAAGGAGACACCTACTACAACGTGTACGACGGTGGCAAACCCGGGTCGGGAGTGGCGACCTGCGTGGAATCCAACTATCAGGCGTGCGTGCAATACTCCACGTCGGCAAGCCCTCTTGGGCCGTGGACGTACCAAGGCGTAATCGTCGAATCGGGATCGTCCACCACCATGCATCCGTCGATTCAACGATTCGGCGGCAAATGGTGGGTCACCTACCACACTGGAGACAAGACTGGTGGTACTGACTTCCGCCGTGCAGTCTGCATCGATGAAGTGACGTGGAATGGCGGGCGCATGAACGCCGTTTCGCATCCGACCAAAGCCGAACGGTTGCAACCCTCACGCAACGTGGCCCCCTATGCGTCAGTGGACGCGACCTACACCGAAACACCCGCCTACAAGGGTTCCGTGAACGACGGGCGAGTGCTGGAAACTGCTGTAGTACCGCCGAACCATTGGACGAACTATCGAAAGATGCCACAAACACAATCCTCCGATTCACTGATCTACCAGTGGAATGGCGCTGTACGTGTGAATGGATCGAAAGTCTGGTTCGATACCGATGCGAACGCATTGCGTGCCCCTGCCTCATGGAAACTGCAATATCTTGACGCAGACGGTTCCTGGAAGGACGTGCCCAATTCCAGCGAATACGGCGTGGATACAGGCAAGAACGCGCCTAATGAAGTGACATTCGACGCAGTGACCACCACTGCGCTCAAACTTGACATGACCGCGCAAGCCGTTGACGGGGGCTATGCTTCCGTTGGCGTTCCTGAATGGGAAGTATATGCGCAACAGGGAGCAGTTGTGGCTGAACGGCCAGCCGACGTCTACGCCAAGACCGGAGACGCGCCGGAATTGTCGAACACGGTGAAAGTCGCGTACGGCTCGGAAACAGTGGAAACTCCGGTTTTGTGGCGCACGGTGTCTGCTTCTTCGTATGCGCAGGCGGGTGAGTTCACCGTGCAAGGTGTGGTTGCTGGCATTGAAACCAAGCAGCAGGCTGATGATCTGGCAGCCGGCAACGTAGCCGTGACCGTACATGTTTCCGACGATTACGTAAAACCGGCTGATACCATTGCTCCTGCCGTGCGTGTGGCATTGGCTGGCACGGCTGGCAATGATGGTTGGCTGGTCACTTCACCGATCGCTCTTATTACGGCTTCCGACAATGCGGCTGCGCCGATCGCAAAACTCGAACTTGCGGTCGGGGATGGCGCATGGGTGACCGTCGGAACGAATGTGAACACTGCGGTAAAGGCTGTGACTGGCGAGGGTATAGTGAGTGTGCGTGCGCGTGCCACTGATGCGGCCGGCAATGTGAGCGAAATCGCTGCTGCGGAAGCGCGTGTGGATGCTACGGCTCCTACGGTAACCGCCTCGGTAGATACGGTTTCCCGCACTATGACATTGACCGCCTCAGATGGTGCTGGATCCGGTGTGAAAACGGTGGAATACCGGGTTGGAAACGGCGAATGGCAGCAATATGAAGAAGGCGCGGCGATTACTGCTTCTTCGTCGAAGCGCGAAACGGTGAGCTATCGGGCTTCGGACATTGCTGGCAATATGTCGGCTGCGGGCGTCAAAGATATTCCATCCGATACGTCGGTGCCGTTGGCCGGCTATATCGAGCAAGATGCCGTTGCTACTGACGTGGACAAAAAAGCGTCTTCTTGGACAGCTGGTGTTGCCGCGCTTAACGACGGCAAAACCATTCCGGGCGATTGCACGGTTGATAACGCCTGCATTTGGGGTACGTGGCCGAATACCGGTGAAATGAAGCTCGACTACGAATGGGATCGCGAAGTCACCATCGATTCCAGCCGTGTGCAATTCACCTCCGATGGAGGGGGCTTGGGAATGCCGGCGTCGTGGAAACTGCAGTATTGGGATGCTGGAACGAATGCGTTTGTGGATATTCCCGATGCCACATATACATTGGTCACCAATGCTCCCGGCGCTTACGGTACCGATAACGGCGGATGGAGCGAGGCAACCTGGACTGACGCGGTGAAGACCACTAAGCTGCGCATGGTGATTCAATCCGGCAGTGCATCGCCGGCTGCCGCCGAATGGCAGGTTCATGCACCTGAACCGACTCCGGACCCGACCCCCGATCCGACGCCTGAGCCCGAGCCGGAACCAACGCCAACTCCAAAGCCGACTCCGGATATCGATAACAACGGCAAGCAGGACGGTAATAATGCCGAGCCTTCTGCGAAACCGCAATCATCGCAGCAATCTCAGTCTCAACGTAAGAAGAAGCTAAGCTCTACAGGCGTCGCTACTACGGCAATCGTCATTGCCATGACGGTGCTGGCCACGGCGGGGTGCTGCATCTTCGTGGCCAAGCGGGGCAAGCTGCGTAACTGAATCCAATATAAAAGTGGTAAGTTCTCAGCCTCGGCCTCTGGACTGAATATGTGTGCTTGACGCACTCAAGGTACCGCTACGCGGTCTTCGCGGCAAGCCGCTCACTTCGCCTGAGGAAAGCCCATTGGGCTTTCCTCTTCACGGCTCAGTGGCCAAGCCTACGATCAAGCACACGTATTCAGCCGCCGACCTTTGGGGTCCGACCCCTACGTTTGTGTGAACTCGGACGTCATCGGACCCCATTTTGCTCATAACTCGCCTATGTATGGCAGATTTGCGGGTCTGTCAGGAAGCATCTCGCCTATATATGGCAGAAGACTTCGCTAAAAAGCCATATAGGGGGTATGAAAACGCATGTTTTCTGACTCCAGTCTGCCATATATAAGCGAGATGCCTCGTGACGAGACTCAAAATCTGCCATATATAGTCGAGATATGGCTCGGCTGTTGGTGGCTTGAGACGGCGACATACGATCGCGGATCGCGTAGGTGGTCGCCGTTTTTGTGATTTATGGGCTAATCTCAGAAGAGACAGATTCGATGGCCGCGAACGGTGAGAACCAACGCGAGAGAATGCGCGAGCGGCCGCGTAAGGGAGGAAAGCCCATGTCCAAATCATTCGTCAACAAGGCGCTGCTCGGCGGCGCAGTCGCTGCAGGCGCCGCAGTGTGGGCGATCGCGCCGCGTACCTTCTCCGATAAGCGCCGCAATTATGTGCCGTCCATTCCCGACGTGTGGTACGCGCATCGTGGCCTGCATGACGCGGGTTCCGGTCTGACCGCGCAGTATGCCAACGAGAGCGGCGAGTATGTGGCGCTGGCACGTCGCATGGCCATGAAGGCCGGCTATGGCAGCCCCAGCGTGACTGGTGCGATCGCTCCGGAGAACTCGCTTGCGGCATTCGCAGCGGCTTGCGAAGCCGGCTATGGCATCGAGCTTGACCTGCAGATGACCGCCGACGGCGAAATCGTGGTGGTGCATGACGGCGATCTGATGCGCGTCGCCGGAGATCCACGCCGTATCGCCGATCTCACGTACGATGAGCTGACCCGCATCCCGCTGTTCCCGACCGACGCCCCCGGTGCCGCCGTGGCAGCGCCGTTGCCGGGTTCGCTTGAAAATCCGCCGCTGGTCACCACACCTGACAGCGCTCCGGAAGGGTATTTCCAGCATGTGCCACTGTTCGCCGACGTGCTCAAGGTAGTGGCGGGTCGTGTGCCGCTGATCGTCGAATACAAGTTCGACGACAATTCCAAGTGGGGTTCGCGCGATGTCGAGCTCATGGAAAAGGGCGACGCGCTGCTGCAGGCCTATTCCGGCGCGTATGTGATCGAATCGTTCAATCCGGCTGCCGTCAACTGGTATAAGGAGAACCGTCCGGAAGTGTGCCGTGGCCAGCTTTCCTGGTGGCCGCAGGGGGAGGAGAAGCCGTCTGATCCTGCTGCGCTCGCCAAGGAATATGCGGCCGGTGCGCTGATTTTCGACTGGATTTCCCGCCCTGATTTCGTCGCCTACGATTGGCATGGCGGCAACAGTCCGCAGGTACGGTTGGCCCGTTTCATGGGTGCCGTTCCCGTGTCGTGGACGGTGCGCAGCCGCGACGAGCTCGCCCAGTGCGATGACTGGTTCGACCATCATATTTTCGAGGCGTTCGTCCCCGACGAGCAGTAGAGGTTTTACATATGATTTCGGCCTGCCGCCGCATGATTTGCGTTGTGGCAGGCCGTTTTTATTCGATTTACTTGATTGACTGATTGGGTTGATTCGGTTGAGCTCTGATGCGGTCAGTCGATCACGCCATATAGACGGTCGCCGGCATCGCCCAAGCCTGGCACGATGTAGCACTTGTCGTTGAGCTTCTCGTCGACGGCGCACAGCACCAGCTTGAACTTAATGGATGGGTCGAGGTTCTCCTCAACGAACTTCAGGCCTTCCGGAGCGCCCAGAATGCACACGGCGGTAACATCCTTTGCGCCGCGCTCGGCCAGGTAATGTGTTGCTGCGACCAGCGTGCCGCCAGTGGCGAGCATCGGGTCGATCAGGAAGCACTGACGGCCGCTCAGATCGTCGGGCAGACGGTTCGCGTACGTGATCTGCTGGGTTGGGTTCTCCTCGTCGCGCTTCATGCCAAGGAAGCCGACCTCAGCGGACGGGATCATCTTGGTCATGCCGTCAAGCATGCCCAGGCCAGCGCGCAGCACAGGCACAATGATCGGCGCCGGGGAAGCGATGTGCTTGCCTACCATCGGAGCGACGGGGGTCTCGATCGGCTTGTCCACGACTTCGACGTCGCGGGTGGCCTCGTAGGCCTCAAGCATCACGAGTTCGGAAACGAGCTCGCGGAACGTGGAGGACGGGGTGTTCTTGTCGCGAAGAACGGTGAGCTTGTGGTCCACCAGCGGGTGGTTCAAAACATGAATATCCATGTCTTCTAAGCGTAGTCCATAATCGCGAGGAAAAGCGCGGGAACTGGGAAAGGAGCCAAGAAAGAAACTGAAAATCGTATGAAAAAAGCAACGAAACTTAAGAAGAGGGAAAGCGCCGAACCACGAAAGCGCCTGTCGGCGCAAAGGCCGCTCGCAGCGGCAAAAAATGGAGCCCGGGGCTATGCATGGCCCGGCGCGAGTTCCTATTCTACAGATGCTGTAGACCGTACGTTACGTCGTGTCGCGAATTGATGGTGCGAGCGCCGTAAAACACTTCCGGTAGCGGTACAGAGGTGGGTGCAGAGGCAGGTGCAGGGGACGGGTACGGAACGCGTTACTCCAGTTTTCCGCGACGCCACAGATTCGCCCCATGGCGAAAATCCTTGGCCGTGACGAACAGATTGCCGGCCGTGTGCATCAAACGGGACGATTTCGTACGTACCTGCTTTTCCATGGCGGAAATGCCGGAATCGCTGCTATCGGAACCTTCCGCAGCTTTCAATCGTGCGATCATATTGCGTGCCTCGATGCGCAATCCCAACGCAACCACGTCGGTGAACGCGGCCGCACGTTCCAGCGCAACCGCAAAATCGCCGGTGAACGCGCCTGCGAGAATCGAATCGGCAATATGCGCAATGTCATCTTCCGTGGGCGCCTGATCGACGCCGGCAATCGCCGAGGCGGTAGTGGCAACCGGCTCTCCAGCGCGCCACAACCGCGCGATCGACTCGCGATTCTTCCGCATCCACGTGCGCAGCAGATACAGCCGCCACAGAATGCCCGGCAGCGAATCCGGCTCGGCGCTGCTCCACAGTTCGGCGATCACGTCAACGCCCTCGCGGTCCACCAGCGTGAGCACGCGCTCCACCAGTTCGGCATCCTGCGTATGATGCACGCGGTCCAACAGTGCGGCCGCCGAAGCGTGGCTCATCTCGTTGATTTGCGCCGGATCGGCACCTCCCGCGATATTGTCGGCCATCATCTGGTCGAGTTGCCCCGGGCGGGCCGGACGCGGCGATCCGGTGTTGGTGAAACCGGCGGAACGGCTTGGTACAACCGATCCGGAACCGTAATGCATGCTAGTAGACAATGGGCGAAACCTTTTGAATATCGATAATGCTGGGACCTTGCGGCGTATCGATTATAAACAGCGCTACGGCGGTGCCGGTAGGCATGAACGGCGTTTTGGCGATGAGCTGCTTGGAGAGCGCTTTGCGGGCGCATAGTCCGCGCAAGTGATCGAACATGCCTCCGATAACCGGTCGGTGCATGCAGATCGCCGTGGTTTCGCGGGTCTCGAGCGTGAGCTGGATCTGCTTGAGGAACGCCAGCCATGCGATGGTCGGGTGCTCGGCGAAGGCGTCTTCCGTGAGCGCGTCGATGTGTTCCATCGGGCGTTCGGTCTGCCAGCTAAGCACCTGCAGTGTTTCCTGGCAGCGCAGCCATGGTGAGGTTGCGAGGCGGGTTGGGTTGTAGCAGGCGAGTTCGCGGTTGAGTGCGAATGCCGCGGCCGCGCCTTTCGGAGTGATCGGCCGGTTCGCGTCGGTGCCTTTCCAGGATTTGCGCGATTCGGCTTTGGCGTGACGCACGATCATCAGATTCTGCGCGGTCGCGGCACCCTCCTGTACGCGGTCCACAAAAATGGCGAGGGTGTCTTTATCGGTGGAATGCGTGAGGATTTTACGTGCTTCACGTACGGAAACCCACACGATATCGTTGATTTCGCCTACATCCGCGCGATGCACGGGGCCGAATGCGTCAAGCAGATGTTCCGCATCATCTCCGGAAATCGGTTGCGCCATCCAATACAACGTGTGCTTGGTGTCGACGGCGCGATCGTGTGAATGCCGGGTTTTCTTGCCTTCTTCGGACAGTGGATATTCGACTTCGCACAGATACGGGCCGAGTGCGATGGAAACGCCTGTCTCCTCGCCGATTTCTCGCACTGCGGCATGACGATGCGATTCGCCCTGCTCGAGTTTGCCTTTCGGCCAGCTCCAGTCATCGTACTTTGGTCGATGCACGATGCACACTTCAATGCTGTTGAGTTGTTCCTTTGGAGTTTTCTGCGCTGCGATTGCTGGATTTTCCGCGATTTCGCTACCGGTTTTCCACCGCCATACAATACCCCCGGCGGCTTCTACGACACGTCTCATGCTCTCGCTCATATCTTTCATTGTAAGTGGTTGGGCACGGGTTTCCCCATGATTGCGCGACGGCAATCGTGCCATCCGAGTTTTCCTGCGTTTTCCCACGATGGTGATCGCGTATGCCGCAACATAGGAAATGGCCGATTCTGCAACAGCAGAATCGGCCATTTCCTACGGTTTAGTGCCTTGCCGGTCGGCGCGTATGCTTCTTGATGAGATATTCCTGGGAATCGACCAGCGGGCGACCCTCCTCATCCTTCGCATGACGCACGTAGGTTCCGTCGGCTGCCATATGCCACGAGGTGGTGGAATCGGCCATTTGCAGATCCACGTACTTGATCAGCTCGTCGATCTGCTCCGGAGCGGTGATGCGTACCAGCGCTTCGACTCGACGGTCGAGATTGCGGTGCATCAGATCGGCGGAACCGATCCACACTTCCGGACCTGCGGCCGGACCTTCACCGATCTGCGGGCCATCGGAGTTCGCGAATGCGTAGATACGGCTGTGCTCGAGGAAACGACCCAGAATGGAACGCACGCGAATGTTCTCGGAAAGTCCTGGAACACCCGGCTTGAGCGCGCAGATGCCGCGTTCCACGATGTCGATCTTCACGCCGGCCTGGCTTGCACGGTACAGCGCGTCGATGGTCTTCTCGTCCACGATGGAGTTGACCTTGATCTTAATCCACGCTTCCTTGCCTGCGCGTGCCGCATCCTCTTCGCGGCGGATGCGCTGAATCAGACCGGAACGTACGGTACGCGGCGCTACCAGCAGACGGTGGAAGCTCGACTTCGGCGCATAACCGGACAGCTGGTTGAACAGGCGGGTCATATCCTGGCCGACCACCGGATCGCAGGTCAGCAGGCCGAGATCGGTGTAGATGCGGGCGGTCTTCGGATTGTAGTTACCGGTGCCCACATGGCAGTAGCGGCGCAGGCCGTCGGCTTCCTGACGCACCACAAGGCTCAGCTTGCAGTGAGTCTTCAGGCCCACGATGCCGTACACCACGTGCACGCCGGCGCGTTCCAGCTTGCGTGCCCATGCGATGTTGGCGTCTTCGTCGAAG
This window of the Bifidobacterium pseudocatenulatum DSM 20438 = JCM 1200 = LMG 10505 genome carries:
- a CDS encoding OmpL47-type beta-barrel domain-containing protein; protein product: MSFSHISHASMKTLVAGIAAAATLCTGAIATMQTANAADASTAPSVAGHAYNDLPVGNPDVTVTQIDNSALPATLRNPIGQNEGTNTPNDLSQNYYSADASTLEYDGKLFVFTGHDEAEPTYGSFNMKDWGVYVTDNPESGKWTHYKTIAKADLFDWATGDGAYAGQVVVDDAGTADTADDWFYYYVPVKDKNAAAGADPFSIGVAKSKSPLGPWVDAIGAPLLTTMQTQIETIDPAFFVDNDGTGYLHFGTFNSELAVKMQRDANTGRTSYVAVETMDGTADGAPKIYNMRDADALANIPDYDASKDVLGSDYANQVNASLTLGNNGGAYANGPKGFFEAAWVFREGDTYYNVYDGGKPGSGVATCVESNYQACVQYSTSASPLGPWTYQGVIVESGSSTTMHPSIQRFGGKWWVTYHTGDKTGGTDFRRAVCIDEVTWNGGRMNAVSHPTKAERLQPSRNVAPYASVDATYTETPAYKGSVNDGRVLETAVVPPNHWTNYRKMPQTQSSDSLIYQWNGAVRVNGSKVWFDTDANALRAPASWKLQYLDADGSWKDVPNSSEYGVDTGKNAPNEVTFDAVTTTALKLDMTAQAVDGGYASVGVPEWEVYAQQGAVVAERPADVYAKTGDAPELSNTVKVAYGSETVETPVLWRTVSASSYAQAGEFTVQGVVAGIETKQQADDLAAGNVAVTVHVSDDYVKPADTIAPAVRVALAGTAGNDGWLVTSPIALITASDNAAAPIAKLELAVGDGAWVTVGTNVNTAVKAVTGEGIVSVRARATDAAGNVSEIAAAEARVDATAPTVTASVDTVSRTMTLTASDGAGSGVKTVEYRVGNGEWQQYEEGAAITASSSKRETVSYRASDIAGNMSAAGVKDIPSDTSVPLAGYIEQDAVATDVDKKASSWTAGVAALNDGKTIPGDCTVDNACIWGTWPNTGEMKLDYEWDREVTIDSSRVQFTSDGGGLGMPASWKLQYWDAGTNAFVDIPDATYTLVTNAPGAYGTDNGGWSEATWTDAVKTTKLRMVIQSGSASPAAAEWQVHAPEPTPDPTPDPTPEPEPEPTPTPKPTPDIDNNGKQDGNNAEPSAKPQSSQQSQSQRKKKLSSTGVATTAIVIAMTVLATAGCCIFVAKRGKLRN
- the hypBA2 gene encoding beta-L-arabinobiosidase HypBA2, with the protein product MTPSTRKKGIVTSLGVLTAVATLLSGGVMTAYANDALANPNSAMGYPSFKGAADPIPGTGVAFDPSTSYLKQVFDADVANGAGTDTAHDFWIDKMLTRTGTAPNGTGTNDAGDYNYAGADKNEYLFSRGRAAFMYTHTPEALGFVGDVAYWDQTGNDGFTVEVSIGGSKQTLRENTDKRKQTPSYFTTEFTNGDKTITVTEVKYITYTNVMVANFTITSTTGGDVTLTAASPFAQDGNDGDTELTGRFNVKNDLTTIYPRFSGNGFTVKDGKLASTLTLEANVPQTTKLQLGLIANELPDSTAEYEARFNGDLTDPAASYKDSVTTYNQWWVDNIPYVETQEHNIDKTVFYRWWLSRFNMLDANMPGNTFQYPTSIEGVLGYNNQIVLTSGMFINDTKWFRNAEYSYGTWVSAGQTAKKGQSGYYYYHDNPGDPANWNHSYTQYITKAGWDSYKVHGGPSSLAEALGDYGSEDVKGLLNSQSEPDSNDNQNSNGNKLIDWSWWSMTGNDADAVSFSEPGRSGQRMDRADGSANMWANANAAAQAYKAAGDTEKAAEMQQIADAIKQDVLDNLWDSDSKLLLHKWLNDGQFAKYKELNNYYPYSEGLMPIGNDDYDSALRLFEDADEFPIFPFFTANQADKKALNFPGSNNFSIINATPLLQIYSAGIRDYNAADNGYITNESFKKLLYWVAFSHYQGGDNQYPDQNEFWNMDNNSAGSTIPEKNADASKNGGKITYRSWIHHTQLGTTNWTIVEDVAGMVPREDNKIELNPIEIPGWNHFTVNNLSYHGQDLSIVWNNDGTYNAPKGYTLYVDGNAVFTSDKLAHLIYDPASGTVEVADDSGAVITGATTATMPNANEVTYASNSRVTQIFAQSGQNVDEASKSQANVAKDADVEATYETKGYPATNAVDGKNVMESFWGTKGSKNAKDSLTVTFKNGVQNIDDVRLYFYQTSSSQTIAGYSEPSVYTLEYQDEAGAWHVLPNQVRTPTYAGANYNRVQFSKVVAKAIRATFTPQAGQAIGLKEIQAYETDIVPEGEPTNQAPSVDAYIASSTSSGAQLVGTVKDDGLPSDTLTTTWEQVSGPENGEAKFVDATAANTTVTFNREGDYVLKLTAFDGEKTGFKEVTVHGIPSDGTVNVASQSTASASFTNPYQAKDNAKKVIDGQVLYTNTPNETWNNWGDNTGTEPWLQLAWDGTVPLKKAKLFFWTDGGGVPMVKSWKLQYADENGDWQDVKLAAGQSYTTMQGEGNEVRFAETVETNKLRVLFPKGAIVGATEFEAYALDPVSVDGVNRMVQTGSKAADVNLPKTVSASYTDGSRRDLSVAWDAITDDQLASDSEFAVSGTVIGALAGTKATIGVRSDAQSQTAGAAQPIEQTVYQNSKSVALPSVVPVRFPNGMLDDRTVMWDEASVAGVRLDTIGDYEVSGTAEGSSSQAKITVHVVADPNGGADPDPEPTPDPKPEPDTPLTGWIEGRAIDTTVSAEASWSPASGKLNDGVLVDDTWPSDDDADVNGRVWGSWGQASAGMYAQYTWSKEATVDSSRVQFWANFAERNDAKGGLDVPDSWKIQYLASDGIWKDVENAQYSTVRNSPASRASDDAQGWSVATFTPVKTTSLRLVLDPPTAEGVTFGLAVAEWGVHAAESTPDPEPTPDPDPTPDPEPSVDKSRLESTINAAGSVQQANFTPNSWKAFSEAMGNAQKVYADESATQDQVDAAIKQLEEAQQTLVKKADTTELKTVLDQAQGVSGDLYTEASAKKLAEAVDAASKVLNDENATQADADAAVKQLTEAIAGLELKPAPKPDDDKTDPKPNAKPGNKPVSKSEVSAAISSTGSNVIGIAVVGMIVLLTGAAIMLTRRNRD